Proteins from one Flammeovirgaceae bacterium genomic window:
- a CDS encoding sulfotransferase, with product MHNAIQFIGTQRSGSNLLRLILNQHDLISAPHPPHLLKTFVPLLPHYEAMYGNPLPRLIEDMCLWVEYNPVPWTDVVLDREIIAQNAASIYDVFEQAYIQKAHVDKAGIWCCKSTFNVHYVDQLEKKIRPFYIHLYRDGRDVAASFKKILVGQKHAYHLAKQWHQEQVIAMNFLKGIEPGRKIQISYESLLDRPAEVVGAICDKLKIDYDDKMLNYYTSEESQHTADSGKMWESVIKPIIKNNKEKFFGELTEEDIRIFEKVAGSTLRQLGYRLVYQDNDDFDLDIDRYNVLNAEMIAEGRKNSSDKELQKRARQERLLEGIKQKFEVEG from the coding sequence ATGCACAACGCTATTCAATTTATTGGTACACAACGGTCAGGGTCCAACTTATTGCGTTTGATCCTCAATCAACATGATTTGATTTCTGCACCACACCCCCCGCATTTATTAAAGACATTTGTCCCGTTGTTGCCCCATTATGAGGCCATGTATGGAAACCCGCTGCCAAGATTGATAGAAGACATGTGCCTGTGGGTGGAATATAATCCTGTTCCCTGGACGGATGTGGTGTTGGACCGGGAAATAATTGCCCAAAATGCCGCTTCAATTTATGATGTCTTTGAACAGGCCTACATCCAAAAGGCCCATGTGGACAAAGCGGGGATTTGGTGCTGTAAAAGCACCTTTAACGTGCATTATGTTGACCAATTGGAGAAGAAAATAAGGCCTTTTTACATTCACTTGTACCGGGATGGCCGGGATGTGGCCGCATCGTTTAAAAAAATACTGGTGGGCCAGAAACATGCCTATCACCTCGCCAAACAGTGGCATCAAGAGCAGGTGATTGCGATGAATTTTCTTAAGGGAATTGAACCCGGTAGGAAAATACAAATTTCATATGAGTCCTTATTGGACCGGCCGGCCGAGGTGGTAGGTGCTATTTGTGACAAACTGAAAATTGATTATGATGACAAAATGTTGAATTATTACACATCAGAAGAATCTCAACATACTGCCGATTCTGGAAAAATGTGGGAAAGCGTAATCAAGCCAATCATTAAAAACAATAAAGAAAAGTTCTTTGGGGAATTGACAGAGGAAGATATACGGATATTTGAAAAGGTGGCTGGAAGTACCCTGAGGCAACTTGGATACAGACTGGTTTATCAGGACAACGATGATTTTGACCTGGATATTGATAGGTATAATGTACTGAATGCCGAAATGATCGCTGAGGGTAGAAAAAACTCCTCAGATAAAGAACTGCAAAAGAGGGCACGGCAAGAACGTCTATTGGAAGGGATCAAACAAAAGTTCGAGGTAGAGGGCTAG
- a CDS encoding aryl-sulfate sulfotransferase has translation MINKEGFDDYLFLRSTSAGAQFMINSNGKVVWYQQSDTLLPIEFAPYAHSYLSLYAGQSPREQLHEITYEGDTLLKLSFGTNGYDRHLHHEIIKDDNNDILGLTHEVINIDLSRVGGKQNDTLKTNGIIKLSRTGKKLWSWAPNQVMDPIAFPEINKHKTDWGHANALMIDQDGNYLISWRDFNQIWKISSISGEILWKYGAQFIKRPEDRFYQQHSINRNLDGDYMVFDNGMDSIRRSSRAVMFNNFGGTIRNTHSIGLADSLFTTKKGSVYQFDKDRFLFCSTMSNLLAITDREGNVLWMAKSTEGFYRAYYLDKDVLE, from the coding sequence TTGATTAATAAGGAAGGGTTTGATGATTACTTGTTTTTACGGAGCACCAGTGCTGGGGCACAGTTTATGATCAACAGCAATGGTAAAGTGGTCTGGTACCAACAGTCAGATACCTTATTGCCTATTGAATTTGCACCCTATGCACACAGCTATCTGTCCCTCTATGCGGGCCAATCGCCCCGGGAACAATTGCATGAAATAACCTATGAGGGTGATACCTTGCTCAAACTTTCATTTGGCACGAACGGGTACGACCGCCATTTGCACCATGAGATTATCAAAGATGACAATAACGATATTTTGGGCCTCACACATGAGGTTATCAACATTGATTTATCAAGGGTGGGCGGGAAGCAAAACGATACACTGAAAACAAATGGGATAATCAAACTGTCAAGGACTGGAAAAAAATTGTGGAGTTGGGCCCCTAATCAGGTAATGGACCCTATTGCGTTCCCGGAAATAAATAAACATAAAACGGATTGGGGACATGCCAATGCCTTGATGATCGATCAGGATGGGAATTACCTGATCTCATGGAGGGATTTTAACCAAATTTGGAAAATAAGCAGCATATCGGGGGAAATACTATGGAAATACGGGGCGCAATTTATCAAGAGGCCTGAAGACAGGTTTTATCAACAACACAGCATCAATAGGAACCTGGACGGGGATTATATGGTTTTTGACAATGGCATGGACAGCATTAGGAGGTCTTCAAGGGCAGTTATGTTCAATAATTTTGGGGGCACGATCCGCAATACCCATTCAATAGGACTTGCCGACTCGTTGTTTACCACAAAAAAAGGAAGTGTCTACCAGTTTGATAAGGATAGGTTCCTTTTTTGCAGCACCATGAGCAACCTCCTGGCCATAACCGATCGGGAAGGGAATGTTCTCTGGATGGCCAAAAGCACTGAGGGGTTTTATCGCGCATATTACCTGGACAAGGATGTACTGGAGTAA
- a CDS encoding SusC/RagA family TonB-linked outer membrane protein produces the protein MMKFLYVCFTFLFVSNVWAQERMVSGKVTAQEDGSALPGVNVVLKGTSTGVVTDFDGNYQLSVPATGGTLIFSFIGFATQEIAIGQRAVIDVQLGMDVQQLTEVVVTAQGIERERKALGYASTTISANDIADKPEPDLARALQGRTPGLQILNSSGIAGSGSKINIRGISSVSGNTQPLWVVDGVPINTGNNDSNKDYRDGQIGPNRFFDLDPNNVESISILRGLSATTLYGSLGRNGVILVTTKTGSQDKNVRKFEASVSQSLFVTEAILPEFQNKWGNGYDGDYGEFFSNWGSVFNGQSPVISGGGTPRHPYYEWRNVFPEFPEFAMASGYIPEAQPNNVSDMFRKGTSSNTSVSLGGSSEFGNLNFAYSHLDEDGFVEHNNVQRDNFSLGGNATLTDKFRISSTFNYVRSEFASPPTGAGGGNNSFGGPSIFANLYFTPRNLDITHWPYQHPVTGENVYYRNTNGITNPRWVLNNALQTSLTNRFFSNINFNYEVTDWLKLSYRLGLDTYGEKQTYQVQKGSVGYGSEAALIGTGLYRTIDVNNTILDHSVIANIQKDLNEDLELNGIVGLSARTDEFVQTGLESSQQVVFGLMEHRNFANSTSRDFRGNNLNTRNRRSWYGVYFDAGLGYKNYLYLNVTGRNDWSTTLEKENNSLFYPGVSASFIPTAAFPNFGTGVLDFLKVRAGYGTSANFPDPYNTRATLPITAAYQMDALGNVPVQGQNRRLANHNLKPELQTELEFGLEAQLLENLAKLDLSYYSRSAKDQILGRQLDPSTGYTETLINAGEISNKGVELGLTVTPVRGSVVWNLRGNYTRNVSKVVSLPEGSKEILISGSSSLGNFAIEGEPFNVIKGQKVQRNAAGQPLTDADNDYVITPDLYIIGDPNPDWLGSFITDVTWKGITFAFQVDYVQGGDMYSTSNAALIGRGVSKDLENFDPGLPLVLPGVKETDESVVNDGILTTAGVFYTQSILEGPVHDRAIYDATRVRLREVSLSYNIPQSLTSKLSIRSANISLVGNNMWFKSLNSPKYTHVDFDRTAFGTGNGAGFEYLGGPSARRYGVNLRLTF, from the coding sequence ATGATGAAGTTTTTATATGTATGCTTCACATTCCTTTTTGTGTCGAATGTTTGGGCACAGGAACGAATGGTTTCCGGGAAAGTGACGGCCCAGGAGGACGGCTCGGCACTTCCGGGAGTAAACGTGGTCCTGAAAGGGACGAGTACCGGTGTGGTTACCGATTTCGATGGTAATTACCAATTGAGTGTCCCCGCGACTGGCGGCACCTTGATTTTCTCTTTTATTGGTTTTGCCACACAGGAAATTGCCATCGGGCAGCGTGCCGTAATTGACGTGCAATTGGGCATGGACGTGCAGCAGCTTACCGAGGTGGTGGTGACCGCCCAAGGCATTGAGCGGGAACGCAAGGCCCTGGGCTATGCGTCCACCACTATTTCGGCCAATGATATTGCCGACAAGCCCGAGCCAGACCTGGCCCGCGCCCTTCAGGGCCGCACCCCCGGCCTTCAAATTTTGAATTCTTCCGGGATTGCAGGGTCAGGGTCCAAAATCAATATCAGGGGCATCAGTTCCGTATCGGGAAATACCCAGCCCCTGTGGGTGGTGGATGGTGTTCCCATCAACACGGGCAACAACGATTCAAACAAAGACTACAGGGATGGCCAGATTGGCCCCAACCGGTTTTTTGACCTGGACCCCAACAATGTGGAGTCGATAAGCATACTGCGCGGGCTGAGTGCCACCACCCTTTATGGCTCGTTGGGCCGCAATGGAGTGATTTTGGTGACGACCAAGACCGGATCGCAAGACAAGAACGTCAGGAAATTTGAGGCGTCTGTCAGCCAATCGCTTTTTGTTACCGAGGCTATTTTGCCGGAATTTCAAAACAAGTGGGGAAACGGCTATGATGGCGACTATGGCGAATTCTTTAGCAACTGGGGAAGTGTTTTCAATGGGCAATCCCCTGTGATATCAGGAGGGGGCACGCCCCGCCACCCCTACTATGAGTGGCGCAACGTATTTCCTGAATTCCCCGAGTTTGCCATGGCCAGTGGCTACATTCCCGAAGCCCAGCCCAATAACGTAAGTGACATGTTCCGTAAGGGGACTTCGTCCAATACATCCGTAAGCCTGGGCGGAAGCTCTGAATTCGGGAACCTGAATTTTGCATATAGCCACCTGGACGAGGATGGGTTTGTGGAGCACAACAATGTGCAGCGCGACAATTTTTCATTGGGGGGCAATGCCACCCTCACCGATAAGTTCAGGATAAGCAGCACGTTCAACTATGTGCGTTCCGAGTTTGCTTCGCCCCCTACGGGCGCAGGCGGGGGGAACAACTCCTTTGGGGGGCCTTCCATATTTGCCAACCTGTATTTCACGCCCAGGAACCTTGACATTACCCATTGGCCTTACCAACATCCCGTTACCGGGGAGAACGTGTACTATAGGAACACAAATGGGATTACCAACCCTCGTTGGGTGTTGAACAATGCCCTTCAAACTTCGCTTACCAACCGTTTCTTTTCCAATATCAATTTTAACTATGAGGTTACCGACTGGTTGAAGCTGAGCTATAGGCTGGGCCTGGATACCTATGGTGAAAAGCAAACCTATCAGGTGCAAAAGGGTTCTGTAGGATATGGATCGGAGGCGGCATTGATCGGTACCGGGTTGTACCGGACAATAGATGTGAACAACACCATACTTGACCACTCCGTCATTGCCAATATTCAAAAGGATTTGAACGAAGACCTGGAGTTGAATGGCATTGTGGGGTTAAGTGCCCGGACGGACGAGTTTGTGCAAACAGGCCTGGAAAGCAGCCAGCAAGTGGTTTTTGGCCTGATGGAGCACCGCAATTTTGCCAATAGTACCTCCCGCGATTTCAGGGGCAACAATTTGAACACCAGGAACAGGAGGAGTTGGTATGGGGTCTATTTTGATGCAGGCTTGGGCTACAAAAACTACTTGTACCTGAACGTGACCGGAAGGAATGACTGGTCCACTACATTGGAGAAAGAAAACAACAGCTTGTTCTATCCGGGCGTAAGTGCTTCCTTTATCCCTACTGCTGCCTTTCCAAATTTTGGCACAGGGGTGCTGGACTTCCTGAAAGTACGGGCCGGATATGGGACATCCGCCAATTTTCCAGACCCGTATAACACCAGGGCCACGTTGCCTATTACGGCCGCCTATCAAATGGATGCCCTGGGCAACGTACCGGTGCAGGGACAAAACAGGCGGCTGGCCAACCATAACCTGAAACCTGAACTGCAAACCGAATTGGAATTTGGACTGGAGGCCCAGCTTTTGGAAAACCTGGCCAAACTAGACCTCTCTTATTACAGCAGGTCTGCAAAAGACCAGATCCTGGGGCGGCAATTGGACCCCTCTACCGGATATACCGAAACCCTGATCAACGCAGGGGAGATATCCAACAAGGGAGTGGAACTGGGCCTGACCGTAACACCTGTTCGCGGTTCGGTGGTATGGAACCTACGGGGGAACTACACCCGAAATGTGAGCAAGGTGGTGAGCTTGCCCGAAGGGTCCAAGGAAATACTAATCTCAGGAAGCAGCAGCCTGGGGAACTTTGCCATTGAGGGCGAGCCTTTTAACGTCATCAAAGGGCAAAAGGTACAACGCAATGCTGCCGGCCAGCCGTTGACGGATGCCGATAATGACTATGTGATCACTCCTGACCTTTACATCATCGGGGACCCCAATCCGGATTGGTTGGGTTCGTTCATTACGGATGTAACATGGAAAGGCATCACCTTTGCCTTCCAGGTAGATTATGTGCAGGGGGGCGACATGTACTCCACTTCCAATGCCGCCCTCATTGGACGGGGCGTGTCAAAGGACCTTGAAAACTTTGACCCAGGCCTGCCACTGGTCCTGCCTGGCGTGAAGGAGACGGACGAGTCGGTTGTGAACGATGGGATATTGACCACGGCAGGCGTGTTCTATACCCAATCCATTTTGGAAGGGCCTGTTCATGACAGGGCCATCTACGATGCCACCCGCGTAAGGCTGCGTGAGGTTTCTTTGAGCTACAACATCCCGCAGTCCCTTACATCCAAACTTTCCATTCGCAGTGCCAACATTTCATTGGTGGGGAACAACATGTGGTTCAAATCATTGAACTCGCCCAAATACACCCATGTGGATTTCGACCGCACGGCTTTTGGAACAGGCAATGGCGCTGGGTTTGAATACCTGGGAGGCCCATCGGCAAGGAGATATGGAGTGAACCTGAGATTAACATTCTAA
- the chrA gene encoding chromate efflux transporter: MKARPGLFFLCKSFFKIGLTSFGGHAALVSVLQEELARKKEVVSEDTILDGLSIASLLPGPLAVNVVAYTGYKLRGWPGTLISMFFVLLPSTVMMIGVAKLYEGYSNLDIVGRFLSGVIPVIIALILSLGYNMFVKNVSKAWQYVLFISILFSSFFLNSYLWIVVYILVGGMIGYLQRDKTSENKNRARAAKGRENHKVYYGLAVALSIFALLYFFLGGVNHQLLFAFSKVSLTLFGGGYVMIPMLHEIVVGNFHWLTSAEFANAIAFGQMTPGPILVSATYVGYVVGGLTGAFLATFGIFAPSAIVMVLLGGVFEGIKDHPVTIGVIKGIRPVVIALIVYSGWILFRSQDHRLFSVLITLSSFMMITFTKVNYFFLVFISGIVAILLF; the protein is encoded by the coding sequence ATGAAAGCAAGGCCAGGGTTGTTTTTTCTTTGTAAATCATTTTTTAAGATTGGGCTGACCTCGTTTGGGGGCCATGCAGCTTTAGTATCGGTTCTTCAGGAAGAGTTGGCCAGGAAAAAAGAGGTGGTTTCGGAAGATACCATTCTGGATGGGCTGTCCATTGCCTCATTGCTTCCCGGGCCACTGGCCGTTAATGTAGTGGCTTATACCGGGTACAAACTCCGGGGATGGCCAGGCACCTTAATAAGCATGTTTTTTGTTTTGCTTCCCTCTACCGTAATGATGATCGGGGTGGCCAAATTGTATGAAGGCTATTCAAACCTGGACATAGTGGGCCGTTTTCTTTCAGGCGTTATCCCGGTGATCATTGCTTTGATACTTTCCCTTGGCTATAACATGTTCGTAAAGAACGTCTCCAAGGCCTGGCAATATGTTTTGTTTATATCCATACTCTTTTCATCCTTTTTCTTAAATTCCTACTTATGGATTGTTGTTTACATCCTGGTTGGCGGGATGATCGGGTATTTACAAAGGGACAAAACCAGTGAAAATAAAAATAGGGCAAGGGCTGCGAAGGGCCGCGAAAACCACAAAGTATATTATGGGCTGGCGGTAGCCCTGTCTATTTTTGCTTTATTGTATTTTTTTCTTGGCGGGGTAAATCATCAATTGTTGTTTGCGTTTTCCAAGGTGAGCCTGACCTTGTTTGGCGGGGGGTACGTGATGATCCCCATGTTGCATGAAATTGTGGTGGGCAATTTCCATTGGCTCACTTCCGCGGAATTTGCAAATGCGATTGCCTTTGGGCAGATGACCCCGGGGCCCATTCTCGTGTCCGCCACTTATGTAGGTTATGTGGTAGGTGGCCTAACAGGGGCTTTTTTGGCAACCTTTGGTATATTTGCCCCTTCTGCCATCGTGATGGTCTTGCTTGGTGGCGTGTTTGAGGGTATTAAGGACCACCCGGTTACCATTGGAGTGATCAAGGGCATAAGGCCGGTGGTAATAGCTTTGATTGTTTATTCGGGGTGGATTTTGTTCAGGTCACAGGACCATAGGTTGTTTTCCGTTTTAATCACATTGTCTTCGTTTATGATGATCACTTTTACAAAAGTCAATTATTTTTTTCTGGTCTTCATTTCGGGTATAGTGGCCATTTTGCTTTTTTAA